Proteins from a genomic interval of Anaerolineae bacterium:
- a CDS encoding HAD family hydrolase gives MLEALIFDFDGLMVDTESTVLQSWAEVYREHGFELPLDEWIRSIGADYGPETFDPCLDLEARLGRPLDWQAIQARRYARELALASQQPALPGVVALLDDAQAHGLRLAVASSSSHRWVDGHLRRLGLFDRFQAIVCADDVARTKPAPDLFLKAVDLLGVPAHSVVVLEDSANGVIAARAAGLFCVVVPTELTRRLDLSAASMRVQSLAELSVDLLDRALRNNHQ, from the coding sequence ATGCTGGAAGCGTTGATCTTCGATTTTGACGGTCTGATGGTTGATACGGAAAGCACCGTCCTGCAAAGCTGGGCGGAGGTTTACCGCGAGCACGGCTTTGAACTGCCGCTGGACGAGTGGATCCGCAGCATCGGCGCGGATTACGGCCCGGAAACGTTTGACCCGTGCCTCGATCTGGAGGCGCGGCTGGGGCGTCCGCTGGACTGGCAGGCGATCCAGGCGCGCCGCTACGCCCGCGAGCTGGCCCTGGCCAGCCAGCAACCGGCCCTGCCGGGCGTCGTCGCCCTGCTGGATGACGCGCAGGCGCACGGCCTGCGCCTGGCGGTGGCTTCCAGTTCTTCGCACCGCTGGGTTGATGGCCACCTGCGGCGGCTGGGGCTGTTTGATCGGTTCCAGGCGATTGTTTGCGCCGACGACGTCGCCCGGACCAAGCCCGCGCCCGATCTGTTCCTGAAGGCGGTTGACCTGCTGGGCGTCCCAGCGCACAGCGTGGTCGTGTTGGAGGATTCGGCCAATGGCGTGATCGCGGCGCGGGCAGCAGGGTTGTTCTGTGTGGTTGTGCCGACCGAACTGACCCGCCGCCTGGACCTTTCCGCAGCCAGTATGCGCGTCCAGTCACTGGCCGAATTGAGCGTGGATCTGCTGGATCGCGCCCTGCGCAACAATCATCAGTAG
- a CDS encoding prolyl oligopeptidase family serine peptidase, whose amino-acid sequence MTIARQIRLPYLLTLPEGYREDGERWPVILFLHGAGERGTDLERVRIHGIPKVVAARPDLPFITVSPQCPENQWWPDFLEALIGLLDEVLGRYHADPDRVYLTGLSLGGFGSWHLASTYPDRFAAVAPICGGALWVHGFPQRVCALRDVPVWAFHGGSDDVVPLVTSQQLVDTLRECGGNVTFTVYPDVGHDSWTQTYDSPALYEWFLAQRRGS is encoded by the coding sequence ATGACGATCGCCCGCCAGATACGCCTGCCGTACCTGTTAACCCTGCCAGAGGGCTACCGGGAGGATGGCGAGCGCTGGCCGGTGATCCTGTTTTTGCACGGTGCGGGGGAGCGCGGCACTGACCTGGAGCGTGTCCGCATTCATGGCATCCCGAAAGTGGTTGCCGCACGACCCGATTTGCCGTTCATCACCGTTTCGCCGCAATGCCCGGAAAACCAGTGGTGGCCGGACTTTCTGGAAGCGCTGATCGGGCTGCTGGATGAGGTGCTGGGCCGCTACCACGCCGATCCCGATCGCGTCTATTTGACCGGTTTGAGCCTGGGCGGTTTTGGATCATGGCACCTGGCCAGCACCTACCCGGATCGCTTCGCCGCGGTCGCCCCGATCTGCGGCGGCGCGTTATGGGTGCACGGCTTCCCGCAGCGGGTGTGCGCCCTGCGCGACGTGCCGGTGTGGGCTTTTCATGGCGGCAGTGATGACGTTGTGCCGCTGGTGACTTCGCAGCAACTGGTCGATACGCTGCGGGAATGCGGGGGGAACGTGACTTTCACCGTCTACCCTGATGTTGGCCATGATTCCTGGACACAAACGTACGACAGCCCTGCCCTGTACGAGTGGTTCCTGGCCCAGCGGCGCGGCAGCTGA
- a CDS encoding alpha/beta fold hydrolase: protein MRLWEGWVRHGPLALHFLTGVPSLAEGHGTPLLIVPALAEAAEDYADLLQALAPRPCFALSLRGRGQSSAPTHGYTLADHVSDLEAFVAALEPPPFCLLGCGHGVVYALAYAARWPDRLAGLIVGDHPASQPALPPGWVEDFLGSTWRNLPVSERMMCHVVEGLQREAEEVSLWEALPGITCPALILYGGQPGAGLALPEVERYLQLLPDARVWRLPESGGCLWEPDYAQAVLAIGAFLHRLDEAGRS from the coding sequence ATGAGATTGTGGGAAGGCTGGGTCAGGCATGGCCCGCTGGCGCTGCACTTCCTGACCGGCGTACCTTCCCTGGCGGAAGGGCACGGCACACCGCTGCTGATTGTCCCAGCCCTGGCGGAAGCCGCGGAAGATTACGCCGATCTGCTCCAGGCGCTGGCCCCCCGGCCCTGCTTCGCCCTCAGCCTGCGCGGGCGAGGGCAGAGCAGCGCGCCCACGCACGGCTATACCCTGGCCGACCATGTCAGCGATCTGGAAGCTTTTGTGGCCGCCCTGGAGCCACCCCCGTTCTGCCTGCTTGGGTGCGGGCATGGCGTCGTCTACGCCCTGGCCTATGCCGCCCGCTGGCCGGATCGGTTGGCCGGGCTGATCGTGGGCGACCATCCGGCCAGCCAGCCGGCCCTGCCGCCGGGCTGGGTGGAGGATTTCCTGGGTTCAACCTGGCGGAACCTGCCGGTTTCCGAGCGGATGATGTGCCATGTGGTGGAAGGGTTGCAGCGGGAGGCGGAGGAAGTCTCCCTGTGGGAGGCGCTGCCGGGCATCACCTGCCCGGCCCTGATCCTGTATGGCGGGCAGCCGGGCGCGGGGCTGGCCCTGCCGGAGGTCGAACGGTACCTGCAGCTGCTGCCTGATGCGCGGGTGTGGCGTCTGCCGGAGAGCGGCGGTTGCCTGTGGGAGCCAGATTACGCGCAGGCGGTGCTGGCGATCGGCGCCTTTCTGCATCGGCTGGATGAAGCCGGGCGGTCATGA
- the purB gene encoding adenylosuccinate lyase, with amino-acid sequence MCPDPLFALSPLDGRYAEAVEPLRTCFSEFALIRARLQVEIAYFIALTTHPDVTFLRPLTEAETGFLHDLVAAFDVVEAARVKQIEAVTRHDVKAVEIYLREKLGGTSLEALREGIHFGLTSEDVSNLAYGLLIRQGLETVLLPALAEIEAVLAARAAAYAALPLLARTHGQPASPTTLGKEIGVFAARLRGQRQALAGLVAALPGKLNGATGNFNAHVAACPDVDWIAFSRDFVASLGLRPNLITTQIEPGDDLVAVLNALARCNRILLDFCQDVWRYISDGFFVQRAVVGEVGSSTMPHKVNPIQFENAEGNLEVADALLSLFARRLPVSRLQRDLSNSTLMRNLGVAAAHSLLAYRGILAGLERLAPDEAALRAALAAHPEVITEALQTILRREGLADAYDRLKAFSRGATLSREAIAAFVADLDVAEPVKAELLRLSPENYIGLAEALARLAAAHTPPP; translated from the coding sequence GTGTGCCCCGATCCGCTGTTCGCCCTGTCACCGCTGGATGGCCGCTACGCCGAGGCCGTCGAGCCGCTGCGCACCTGCTTTTCTGAATTCGCCCTGATCCGTGCCCGGCTGCAGGTGGAAATCGCGTATTTTATCGCCCTGACTACCCACCCCGATGTGACCTTTCTCCGCCCGCTGACCGAGGCTGAGACCGGCTTCCTGCATGATCTTGTGGCAGCCTTTGACGTGGTGGAAGCCGCCCGCGTTAAGCAGATCGAAGCTGTCACCCGCCATGACGTCAAGGCCGTTGAAATCTACCTGCGCGAGAAGCTGGGCGGAACATCGCTGGAGGCGCTGCGCGAGGGCATTCACTTTGGCCTGACTTCGGAGGATGTCTCCAACCTGGCCTATGGATTGCTGATCCGGCAGGGGCTGGAGACGGTGCTGCTCCCCGCGCTGGCGGAAATTGAGGCTGTGCTGGCGGCGCGGGCCGCCGCCTACGCTGCCCTACCGTTGCTGGCCCGCACGCACGGCCAGCCGGCCAGCCCGACCACGCTGGGCAAAGAGATCGGCGTCTTTGCCGCCCGGCTGCGCGGCCAGCGGCAGGCGCTGGCCGGGCTGGTCGCCGCGTTGCCGGGCAAGCTCAATGGGGCGACGGGCAACTTCAACGCTCATGTCGCCGCCTGCCCGGACGTGGACTGGATCGCCTTCAGCCGCGATTTTGTGGCTTCCCTGGGGTTGCGCCCCAACCTGATCACCACCCAGATCGAGCCAGGCGACGATCTGGTCGCCGTGCTGAACGCCCTGGCCCGCTGCAACCGCATCCTGCTCGACTTCTGCCAGGATGTCTGGCGCTACATCAGCGATGGTTTCTTTGTCCAGCGAGCAGTGGTGGGCGAGGTCGGCTCCTCGACCATGCCGCACAAAGTCAACCCGATTCAGTTCGAGAACGCGGAGGGCAACCTGGAAGTGGCCGACGCCCTGCTAAGCCTGTTCGCCCGGCGGTTGCCGGTCTCCCGCCTGCAGCGCGATCTTTCCAACAGCACGCTGATGCGCAACCTGGGCGTGGCCGCCGCCCATAGTCTGCTGGCCTACCGGGGAATCCTGGCCGGGTTGGAGCGACTCGCCCCGGATGAGGCGGCCCTGCGGGCGGCGCTGGCCGCGCACCCGGAGGTGATCACCGAGGCGCTGCAGACCATCCTGCGCCGGGAAGGATTGGCCGACGCCTACGACCGGTTGAAAGCCTTCAGCCGGGGGGCGACGCTGAGCCGCGAGGCGATTGCCGCGTTTGTGGCCGATCTGGATGTGGCGGAGCCAGTGAAAGCGGAATTGCTGCGCCTGTCGCCGGAGAATTATATCGGCCTGGCGGAGGCGCTGGCCCGCCTGGCAGCGGCCCACACCCCGCCGCCGTAG
- a CDS encoding adenylosuccinate synthetase: MNDFSALLEAVYTRGERFGVDRPLAVNPLTAVAPGVRPNSIAIEGGAFGDEGKGRVVDEVCALLIGRGGRGVVYRWNGGANAGHTVVVEGRRLALHQLPSGVLFPGATVVLGKGMVIHPGDVLAEIQEVRGLLGEVPARLVIDEMAVLSLDTHRALEGALRQWAEGGRGSTGRGISPAYADVLLRHPVRIRDLAADDWRDRLGRHYDLYAALVRGLDANIAKMEVPRLNSEPVAVGSRFVFLDRLGAQRSILLPYAGNAYDFIREQWADPAVPFIFEGAQGVGLDPRYGVYPDVTSSDPTIGGILPSTEGLVHPAQIAVRMATIKATYTSSVGRRRLPTAMDAALADRIREDANEYGATTRRPRDIAYIDLPCLRFFGHVSGANYLVLTHLDIAYPDTPIRVCTHYTDAAGRRAGYRPDQLYLNGVRPVYIELPSWDGAAIQGVTRITDLPPAALQYIAFLSRALEMTPLFGTTGPQRDAIVSWLPEEG, translated from the coding sequence ATGAACGATTTCTCCGCACTCCTGGAAGCCGTCTATACCCGTGGGGAACGCTTCGGCGTCGACCGCCCGCTGGCCGTCAACCCGCTGACCGCCGTTGCCCCCGGAGTCCGCCCCAACAGCATCGCCATCGAGGGCGGCGCGTTCGGGGATGAGGGCAAGGGCCGGGTGGTAGATGAGGTCTGCGCCCTGTTGATCGGGCGCGGGGGGCGCGGCGTAGTTTACCGCTGGAACGGCGGGGCCAACGCCGGGCATACGGTTGTCGTCGAGGGGCGGCGGTTGGCGCTGCACCAGCTGCCATCCGGCGTGCTGTTCCCCGGCGCAACGGTCGTGCTGGGCAAAGGCATGGTCATCCATCCCGGCGATGTGCTGGCCGAGATTCAGGAAGTGCGCGGACTGCTGGGGGAGGTCCCGGCGCGGCTGGTGATCGACGAGATGGCCGTCCTTTCACTGGATACGCACCGCGCTCTGGAAGGCGCGCTACGCCAGTGGGCAGAAGGCGGGCGCGGCTCCACCGGGCGCGGCATCTCCCCGGCCTACGCCGACGTGCTGCTACGCCACCCGGTGCGCATCCGCGACCTGGCAGCGGATGACTGGCGCGATCGGCTGGGCCGCCACTACGACCTCTATGCGGCGCTGGTGCGCGGGCTGGACGCCAACATAGCCAAGATGGAAGTACCCCGGCTGAACAGCGAGCCGGTCGCCGTCGGTTCGCGCTTTGTCTTTCTGGATCGGCTGGGCGCCCAGCGATCGATCCTGCTGCCATATGCAGGCAATGCCTACGACTTCATCCGGGAGCAATGGGCCGATCCGGCGGTGCCCTTCATCTTCGAGGGGGCGCAGGGCGTCGGGCTGGACCCGCGCTACGGCGTGTACCCGGATGTAACCTCCTCCGACCCGACGATCGGGGGCATCCTGCCCTCCACCGAAGGACTGGTGCATCCGGCTCAGATCGCTGTACGGATGGCCACGATCAAGGCAACCTACACCTCCAGCGTGGGGCGGCGCCGTCTGCCGACGGCGATGGACGCCGCGCTGGCCGATCGCATCCGCGAGGACGCCAATGAATACGGGGCGACGACCCGCCGCCCGCGCGACATCGCCTACATCGACCTGCCCTGCCTGCGCTTCTTCGGCCACGTCAGCGGAGCCAATTACCTGGTGTTGACCCACCTGGATATCGCTTATCCCGACACGCCGATCCGGGTCTGCACCCACTACACCGATGCGGCCGGTCGCCGGGCTGGCTACCGGCCGGATCAGCTCTATCTCAACGGCGTGCGACCGGTTTACATCGAGCTGCCAAGCTGGGATGGCGCGGCCATCCAGGGCGTCACGCGCATCACCGATCTGCCCCCGGCGGCCCTGCAATACATCGCCTTCCTCAGCCGGGCGCTGGAGATGACGCCGCTCTTTGGCACGACCGGGCCGCAGCGCGACGCGATTGTCTCCTGGCTGCCGGAGGAGGGCTGA
- the recN gene encoding DNA repair protein RecN yields MLEELRIQNFAIIDDLTITFAPDFNVITGETGAGKSIIIDAMSLLLGERADPGMIRAGTERALVEGVFIIPPPLQAILAPLLAENDLQGDDPAVLTLAREIRTNGRSAARVNGVTVRLEVLREVGDLLVDIHGQSEHLSLLRQREHLYLLDRYADLEEPREALGELVSRLRGIRAEIASLLRDEAELARRVDLLTYQLEEIRAVNPTPEEEDEIRAERNRLANSERLAELSDRAYALLLGGEPDSPAATDLLQQAAAALAKLAAIDPAQAEQAEWAERLSVEAEELGEAMRHYRESVEYSPTRINELEERLEAINRIKRKYGGTIAAALDYAERAAAELNAIEHSEERLAELRAAETDLLHSIGELAGRLSEGRRQAGERLARSIERELADLRMGGARFGVSITQTPDPENGAYVGRERLAFDATGVDRVEFMLSANPGEPLRPLQKVASGGETARIMLALKSVLGRVDHTPTLIFDEIDQGIGGRIGAVVGQKLWGLAETHQVLVVTHLAQLAGFADTHFRVSKGEVNGRTVTRTDVLDEKTRVEELAEMLGAGTDSARQSAHDILMLARRVKESARAGGT; encoded by the coding sequence ATGCTGGAAGAACTACGCATCCAAAACTTCGCCATCATCGATGACCTGACGATCACCTTCGCGCCGGATTTCAACGTGATCACCGGCGAAACCGGCGCAGGCAAATCGATCATCATCGACGCCATGAGCTTGCTGCTGGGCGAACGGGCCGACCCCGGCATGATCCGTGCCGGGACGGAGCGCGCCCTGGTGGAAGGCGTGTTCATCATCCCGCCGCCGCTGCAGGCGATCCTGGCCCCGCTGCTGGCGGAGAACGACCTGCAGGGCGACGACCCCGCCGTGCTCACCCTGGCCCGCGAAATCCGCACCAACGGCCGCAGTGCCGCCCGTGTCAACGGTGTGACTGTCAGGCTGGAAGTCCTGCGGGAGGTGGGCGACCTGCTCGTCGATATTCATGGCCAGAGCGAGCACCTTTCCCTGCTACGCCAGCGCGAGCACCTCTACCTGCTTGACCGTTATGCCGACCTGGAAGAGCCGCGCGAGGCGCTGGGCGAACTGGTCAGCCGTCTGCGCGGCATCCGGGCGGAGATCGCTTCCCTGCTGCGCGATGAGGCCGAGCTAGCCCGCCGCGTTGACCTGCTGACCTACCAGCTTGAGGAAATCCGGGCGGTCAACCCCACACCGGAAGAAGAAGATGAAATCCGCGCGGAACGCAACCGCCTGGCCAACAGCGAACGGCTGGCCGAACTTTCCGACCGGGCCTATGCCCTCCTGCTCGGCGGGGAGCCGGATTCTCCCGCCGCCACCGACCTGCTCCAGCAGGCCGCCGCCGCGCTGGCCAAGCTGGCCGCCATCGACCCCGCCCAGGCCGAACAGGCGGAATGGGCTGAACGCCTGAGCGTGGAAGCGGAAGAACTGGGCGAGGCTATGCGCCACTACCGGGAGAGCGTGGAATACAGCCCGACCCGCATCAACGAACTAGAGGAACGGCTGGAAGCGATTAACCGCATCAAGCGCAAGTATGGCGGCACCATCGCCGCCGCCCTGGACTACGCCGAACGGGCCGCCGCCGAACTGAACGCCATCGAGCACAGCGAGGAACGGCTGGCGGAATTGCGCGCCGCGGAAACCGACCTCCTGCACAGCATCGGCGAACTGGCCGGCCGGCTCTCAGAGGGGCGGCGGCAGGCCGGCGAGCGCCTGGCGCGGAGCATCGAGCGCGAACTGGCCGACCTGCGTATGGGAGGGGCGCGCTTCGGAGTCAGCATCACCCAGACGCCCGACCCGGAAAACGGGGCCTATGTGGGCCGGGAGCGGCTGGCCTTTGACGCCACCGGCGTTGACCGGGTGGAATTCATGCTTTCGGCCAACCCCGGCGAGCCGCTGCGCCCGCTACAGAAGGTAGCCAGCGGCGGCGAGACAGCGCGGATCATGCTGGCCCTTAAGAGCGTGCTGGGGCGAGTCGACCACACCCCAACGCTGATCTTCGACGAGATCGACCAGGGCATCGGCGGGCGCATCGGCGCGGTGGTCGGGCAGAAGCTATGGGGCCTGGCCGAAACGCACCAGGTGCTGGTCGTCACCCACCTGGCCCAGCTGGCCGGATTTGCCGATACGCACTTCCGCGTCAGCAAAGGGGAGGTCAACGGCCGCACGGTCACGCGTACCGACGTGCTCGATGAAAAGACCCGCGTGGAAGAACTGGCCGAGATGCTCGGCGCGGGGACTGACTCCGCCCGCCAGAGCGCCCACGACATCCTGATGCTGGCCCGCCGGGTCAAGGAAAGCGCACGCGCCGGCGGTACATAG
- a CDS encoding ABC transporter ATP-binding protein yields MAEQEAARPIIIACRNVQKTFYLGERAVPAIKRVSLAIRAGEFVGIMGPSGSGKSTLLHLLGGLDRATAGTIRVAGRRLEDLSSDELARFRRETIGFVFQTFHLVPSMTALDNVALPGVFAGMPRDAREERAWRLLRAMGLTHRADHRPGQLSGGQQQRVAIARALFNDPPIVLADEPTGALDSRTGRRVMGLLRHLCDRWGKTILVVTHDPVVAGHADRILSLQDGYLIGDHAPETAEESDA; encoded by the coding sequence ATGGCCGAGCAGGAAGCCGCTAGGCCGATCATCATCGCCTGCCGTAACGTGCAGAAGACTTTCTACCTGGGCGAACGAGCTGTCCCGGCCATCAAACGGGTCAGCCTGGCGATTCGGGCCGGGGAGTTTGTGGGCATCATGGGACCCAGTGGTTCCGGCAAGAGCACGCTGCTCCACCTGCTGGGCGGCCTGGATCGAGCCACCGCCGGGACGATCCGGGTGGCCGGGCGGCGGCTGGAGGACCTGAGCAGCGATGAACTGGCGCGCTTCCGGCGGGAGACGATCGGTTTTGTCTTCCAGACCTTTCACCTGGTGCCGTCCATGACCGCGCTGGATAATGTCGCCCTGCCGGGCGTCTTTGCCGGGATGCCGCGTGACGCCCGCGAGGAGCGAGCCTGGCGGCTGCTGCGGGCGATGGGCCTCACCCACCGCGCCGATCACCGGCCGGGGCAACTTTCCGGCGGGCAGCAGCAGCGCGTGGCCATCGCGCGGGCGCTGTTCAACGATCCGCCGATCGTGCTGGCTGACGAACCAACCGGCGCGCTGGACAGCCGCACCGGGCGGCGGGTTATGGGCCTGCTGCGCCATCTGTGCGATCGGTGGGGCAAAACCATCCTGGTGGTGACGCACGACCCGGTTGTGGCCGGGCACGCTGATCGTATACTGAGTTTGCAGGATGGCTACCTGATCGGCGACCACGCCCCTGAAACGGCGGAAGAGTCCGATGCGTAA